The genomic stretch ACTTAGGAAAACATTATCCAAAGTCTCTGGTTGTAATTCATGGAATGATTTCTCAACTGCACTCACTAAGTCATCCACATTATTGCATGCAGTCTGAGTTTGTAGTGACTGTATTGCTCTGAACCAACCCAAGTCATTCACATTGGTGTCAGGTGATTTAGGTGGTTGTTGCACAATTGAGATTGAGAACCCACTTTGTTGTGCAGCTTCTCTGAAAGCTGGGTCATTGTCTTTGATGTGTGGTCTCGCGTTATCTTGTTGTATCTTGAGAACTTTAGTTGCCCCATCTGGCCACTTGGCTATGATGGCAGGTAATATCTGTTCTCAATAATGTGACATGCATAAAATCATCATTTGCACAACATTACACCATTTATTTACAGTGTGTCATGAGAATGTAGGCTCACTGGTATGTAATGGCTTATGTGcataaattaaatgcattaaagaGATGCAAACATTACCTTATTGATCAAGCATTCCCTCACCACATCTGTTGTGATACTCTCTATGGGTTTTGTCTCCATAGTGCCTGCCTGCCTGTTTTTACTTGacctcttggctgcaacttgttTGGTAAAGGGAAAAATTCCAATTTTTCCATCAAACAACACTTCACCATGAACACCAAACAGTGGTCTACAAACTGCACACATGAACATTATTTTGGATATGAACTTCTTATTTTTACATGTTCTATGAGGTTCTTGCTCTCCTGGAGCAAGATAGAATCTCTGAGTTCCTTTTGTCATGTAGAACCACTTTTCATCAATATGTATAGTGTTGTGCACATGAATCTGATTTTGTTGAGGATTCTGTCAAATTCTAATGATTCAACTGTGAATCTCAGCCGTAACAGCTTGTTTGCAGCTGTTAAGTTGGGTTTAATGGCTGATGTGTGTGGTATAATCAGGCCATCCTTAACCCACCTCCATACGGTTGTTTTTGAACAACCTAAACCCACTGCCACACTCAAGAGGTTGC from Salvia splendens isolate huo1 chromosome 4, SspV2, whole genome shotgun sequence encodes the following:
- the LOC121800975 gene encoding uncharacterized protein LOC121800975, whose protein sequence is MGHQEYSSEFKNQVVQFIIGRCVGGVPPRGTLKEAQLKFTISRQTCTRWWNAAKKQQQRGTSVQLISVKKVRHYPKRLQLDVDLLKSLHFSKRCNLLSVAVGLGCSKTTVWRWVKDGLIIPHTSAIKPNLTAANKLLRLRFTVESLEFDRILNKIRFMCTTLYILMKSVCRPLFGVHGEVLFDGKIGIFPFTKQVAAKRSSKNRQAGTMETKPIESITTDVVRECLINKILPAIIAKWPDGATKVLKIQQDNARPHIKDNDPAFREAAQQSGFSISIVQQPPKSPDTNVNDLGWFRAIQSLQTQTACNNVDDLVSAVEKSFHELQPETLDNVFLSLQGCYMEIMKVHGQNRYKLPHMGKTHLRRTNQLPLNLEVPVELVMEAVAYLRDQGSNHGLESISQALGL